The following are encoded together in the Glycine max cultivar Williams 82 chromosome 8, Glycine_max_v4.0, whole genome shotgun sequence genome:
- the LOC100794515 gene encoding cellulose synthase A catalytic subunit 2 [UDP-forming]: MHTGGRLVAGSHNRNEFVLINADENGRIKSVRELSGQICQICGDEIEITVDGEPFVACNECAFPVCRPCYEYERREGNQACPQCKTRYKRIKGSPRVEGDEEEDDTDDLDNEFDYGDIDALGPQPMSESLYSGRPNTGRGANNGSGLATNLEHGSSALNSDIPLLTYGEEDPEISSDRHALIVPPYVNHGSRVHPMPYTDPSIPLQPRPMVPKKDIAVYGYGSVAWKDRMEDWKKRQSDKLQVVKHEGSNDGNFGDDFEDPDLPMMDEGRQPLSRKLPIPSSKINPYRMIIILRLVVLGLFFHYRILHPVNDAYGLWLTSVICEIWFAVSWIMDQFPKWYPIQRETYLDRLSLRYEKEGKPSELSSVDVFVSTVDPMKEPPLITANTVLSILAVDYPVDKVACYVSDDGAAMLTFEALSETSEFARRWVPFCKKYNIEPRAPEWYFGQKMDYLKNKVHPAFVRERRAMKRDYEEFKVRINSLVATAQKVPEDGWTMQDGTPWPGNNVRDHPGMIQVFLGQDGVRDVEGNELPRLVYVSREKRPGFDHHKKAGAMNALVRASAIITNAPYLLNVDCDHYINNSKALREAMCFMMDPQLGKKVCYVQFPQRFDGIDRHDRYSNRNVVFFDINMKGLDGIQGPIYVGTGCVFRRYALYGYDAPAKKKPPSKTCNCWPKWCCLCCGSRKKKNANSKKEKKRKVKHSEASKQIHALENIEAGNEGTNNEKTSNLTQTKLEKRFGQSPVFVASTLLDDGGVPHGVSPASLLKEAIQVISCGYEDKTEWGKEVGWIYGSVTEDILTGFKMHCHGWRSVYCIPKRPAFKGSAPINLSDRLHQVLRWALGSVEIFFSRHCPIWYGYGGGLKLLERFSYINSVVYPWTSLPLLVYCTLPAICLLTGKFIVPEISNYASLVFMALFISIAATGILEMQWGGVSIDDWWRNEQFWVIGGVSSHLFALFQGLLKVLAGVNTNFTVTSKAADDGEFSELYIFKWTSLLIPPMTLLIMNIVGVVVGISDAINNGYDSWGPLFGRLFFALWVILHLYPFLKGLLGKQDRMPTIILVWSILLASILTLMWVRINPFVSRDGPVLEICGLNCDES, encoded by the exons ATGCACACCGGTGGAAGACTCGTTGCTGGTTCCCACAACAGGAACGAGTTTGTGCTCATCAATGCCGATGAGAATGGAAGG ATTAAGTCTGTCCGAGAGCTGAGTGGACAGATATGTCAGATTTGTGGGGATGAGATAGAGATTACTGTGGATGGGGAGCCATTTGTTGCCTGCAATGAGTGTGCTTTCCCGGTTTGCCGGCCTTGCTATGAGTATGAAAGGCGCGAGGGGAACCAGGCTTGTCCTCAGTGCAAGACCAGATACAAACGTATCAAAG GTAGTCCCAGGGTTGAAGGCGATGAAGAGGAAGATGATACTGATGACTTGGACAATGAGTTTGATTATGGGGATATTGATGCTTTGGGCCCACAACCAATGTCGGAATCCTTGTATTCTGGACGCCCTAACACTGGGCGAGGTGCTAATAATGGATCTGGCTTGGCGACAAACTTGGAACATGGCTCGTCTGCTCTCAATTCTGACATACCGCTCCTGACTTATGGGGAGGAG GATCCTGAGATATCTTCTGATAGACACGCGCTAATTGTTCCGCCTTATGTGAATCATGGGAGCAGAGTCCATCCAATGCCTTATACCGATCCGTCTATTCCAT TGCAACCCAGACCCATGGTCCCCAAGAAAGACATTGCTGTGTATGGGTATGGAAGTGTGGCTTGGAAAGACCGCATGGAAGATTGGAAAAAAAGACAGAGTGACAAACTTCAGGTGGTGAAGCATGAAGGGAGCAATGATGGAAATTTTGGTGATGATTTTGAGGACCCCGATTTACCTAT GATGGATGAAGGCAGGCAGCCACTTTCTCGGAAGCTACCTATCCCTTCAAGCAAGATAAATCCTTACAGAATGATTATAATACTCCGCCTTGTTGTGCTTGGGCTCTTTTTCCATTATAGAATTCTCCACCCAGTTAATGATGCATATGGCTTGTGGTTGACATCAGTCATCTGTGAAATATGGTTTGCTGTATCATGGATAATGGATCAGTTTCCAAAATGGTACCCAATACAGCGAGAAACATACCTTGATCGTCTGTCACTCAG GTATGAAAAAGAAGGGAAGCCATCTGAGTTGTCCAGTGTAGACGTCTTTGTCAGTACTGTTGatcccatgaaggaacctccactGATTACAGCAAACACTGTTCTATCTATCCTTGCTGTTGATTATCCAGTTGATAAAGTTGCATGCTATGTCTCAGATGATGGTGCTGCTATGCTTACTTTTGAAGCACTGTCTGAGACATCTGAATTTGCTAGGAGATGGGTTCCATTTTGTAAGAAATACAATATTGAGCCCCGGGCACCAGAATGGTACTTTGGTCAGAAGATGGACTATCTGAAAAATAAAGTACACCCAGCATTTGTCAGGGAAAGGAGAGCAATGAAG AGGgattatgaagaatttaaggtGAGGATTAACAGTTTGGTGGCAACAGCACAAAAGGTTCCTGAGGATGGATGGACCATGCAAGATGGGACTCCTTGGCCTGGAAATAATGTGAGGGATCATCCTGGCATGATTCAG gtcttccttgggcaggatggtGTTCGTGATGTTGAAGGAAATGAGCTACCCCGCTTGGTCTACGTTTCTAGAGAAAAGAGGCCAGGGTTTGATCACCACAAAAAGGCTGGTGCAATGAATGCTCTG GTACGGGCTTCAGCAATTATCACTAATGCACCCTATCTTCTGAATGTTGATTGTGATCACTACATTAACAATAGCAAGGCACTTAGAGAAGCTATGTGTTTTATGATGGATCCTCAACTAGGGAAAAAGGTTTGCTATGTGCAATTTCCTCAGCGATTTGATGGAATTGATAGACATGATAGATATTCAAACAGAAATGTTGTATTTTTCGAT ATTAACATGAAAGGATTGGATGGGATACAAGGTCCAATATATGTCGGAACTGGATGTGTTTTCAGAAGGTACGCACTTTATGGATATGATGCACCTGCCAAGAAGAAACCACCGAGCAAAACTTGTAACTGTTGGCCAAAGTGGTGCTGCCTATGTTGTGGCtctagaaagaaaaagaatgccAATAgtaagaaggagaaaaagaggAAGGTGAAGCACAGTGAAGCATCAAAGCAGATACATGCACTTGAAAATATTGAGGCGGGGAATGAAG GAACCAACAATGAGAAGACATCCAATCTGACTCAAACAAAGTTGGAGAAGAGGTTTGGACAGTCTCCAGTATTTGTAGCCTCCACACTTTTGGATGATGGTGGAGTTCCACATGGCGTGAGTCCTGCATCACTTTTAAAAGAAGCCATCCAGGTCATCAGTTGTGGTTATGAAGACAAAACAGAATGGGGAAAAGAA GTTGGGTGGATATATGGTTCTGTGACAGAGGATATCTTGACTGGATTTAAAATGCATTGCCATGGTTGGCGGTCTGTGTATTGCATTCCTAAGCGGCCTGCATTTAAGGGGTCTGCGCCTATCAACCTTTCAGATCGTCTGCACCAAGTTCTTCGGTGGGCTCTTGGGTCTGTTGAGATTTTTTTCAGCAGACATTGTCCAATCTGGTATGGCTATGGTGGTGGATTGAAATTGTTGGAACGATTTTCCTACATTAACTCGGTCGTATATCCCTGGACTTCCCTCCCATTGCTTGTCTACTGTACTCTACCAGCCATATGCCTTCTGACTGGAAAATTTATCGTACCCGAG ATTAGCAACTATGCCAGTCTTGTGTTCATGGCCCTCTTCATATCCATTGCAGCAACTGGCATCCTTGAGATGCAATGGGGCGGTGTTAGCATAGACGACTGGTGGAGGAACGAACAGTTTTGGGTGATCGGAGGTGTTTCTTCCCATCTATTTGCCCTATTTCAGGGTTTACTGAAGGTCTTGGCTGGTGTGAACACAAACTTCACTGTGACCTCAAAAGCAGCAGATGATGGAGAATTCTCAGAACTCTACATATTCAAGTGGACATCACTCTTGATCCCTCCAATGACTTTACTTATCATGAATATTGTCGGGGTGGTTGTCGGGATCTCAGATGCCATCAACAATGGTTATGACTCATGGGGACCTCTCTTTGGTAGATTGTTCTTTGCATTGTGGGTGATCCTCCATCTCTACCCCTTCTTGAAGGGGTTGCTTGGAAAACAAGATAGAATGCCAACCATTATATTGGTTTGGTCAATCCTTCTGGCCTCCATCTTGACTCTCATGTGGGTCAGAATTAACCCGTTTGTGTCAAGAGACGGCCCCGTGTTAGAAATTTGTGGATTGAATTGCGACGAGTCGTGA
- the LOC100795039 gene encoding WD repeat domain-containing protein 83 codes for MGFHFPERSEEEEEEEEEEEEEMSVEDLPGKEVNVLKGHEGGVLAARFNGDGNYVLSCGKDRTIRLWNPHRGIHIKTYKSHAREVRDVHVTQDNSKLCSCGGDRQIFYWDVATGRVIRKFRGHDGEVNGVKFNEYSSVVVSAGYDQSLRAWDCRSHSTEPIQIIDTFADSVMSVCLTKTEIIGGSVDGTVRTFDIRIGRETSDNLGQPVNCVSMSNDGNCILAGCLDSTLRLLDRSTGELLQEYKGHTNKSYKLDCCLTNTDAHVTGVSEDGFIYFWDLVDASVVSRFKAHTSVVTSVSYHPKENCMVTSSVDGTIRVWKT; via the exons ATGGGGTTTCATTTCCCCGAGCgcagtgaagaagaagaagaagaagaagaagaagaagaagaagagatgaGCGTGGAAGATCTTCCTGGGAAAGAGGTAAACGTGCTGAAGGGTCACGAGGGTGGCGTGTTAGCCGCGAGGTTCAACGGCGATGGCAATTATGTTCTGAGTTGCGGCAAAGACCGTACCATACGCCTTTGGAATCCTCACCGTGGCATCCATATCAAGACCTATAAATCCCACGCTCGCGAAGTCCGCGATGTCCACGTCACAca GGACAACTCCAAGCTATGTTCCTGTGGTGGAGATCGACAAATATTTTATTGGGACGTTGCAACTGGACGtgtaattaggaaatttcgtgGCCATGATGGTGAG GTAAATGGTGTCAAATTCAATGAGTATTCATCTGTTGTAGTCTCTGCTGGCTATGATCAATCATTGCGTGCTTGGGACTGCAGATCCCACAGCACAGAGCCAATTCAG ATTATTGACACATTTGCGGATAGTGTGATGTCTGTTTGTTTAACAAAAACTGAAATTATTGGAGGAAGTGTTGATGGAACTGTTCGAACATTTGACATTCGTATTGGCAG AGAAACATCTGATAATTTAGGGCAACCTGTCAACTGTGTATCAATGTCAAATGATGGTAACTGCATTCTAGCCGGTTGCTTAGACTCTACATTGCGTCTTTTGGACAG GTCGACAGGTGAACTGTTACAAGAATATAAAGGACACACTAATAAG TCTTACAAATTGGATTGCTGCCTTACCAATACGGATGCTCATGTAACTGGTGTCTCTGAGGATGGCTTCATTTATTTCTGGGATCTTGTAGATGCATCtgttgtttcaagattcaaggctCATACCTCAGTG GTAACAAGTGTTAGTTATCATCCAAAGGAAAACTGCATGGTAACTTCTTCTGTGGATGGCACCATTAGAGTATGGAAGACATAA